A window from Pararge aegeria chromosome 6, ilParAegt1.1, whole genome shotgun sequence encodes these proteins:
- the LOC120624315 gene encoding uncharacterized protein LOC120624315, with translation MTAKGQKCPLIEKSSVYSENDLHSPSYVSLSLILKGDGFGPGEWNFLTLFNGQVIHETKWHKNVTLQSELSVDLNRSYSQSILADKPLIFLVRIVGLKGTKDPDPLVCADNHAGATFDLFPLVLGEKELFTKVRLVNINTGLSTVCAVEVSAKIEGGVERDKIPLILTMISGHCFPTTKEGTVYLSAIALNDIQSPQAAKFGMSLSNSNAKKVVWASACNGGLAANTAFNVPSEDKFVADDFELMETDACTSVYWNSMTRVLVDSTNLRERLKAPFLIEIAGVPKVGKIDVRGRYMAFVDAGVLLEPGQFGVTTCARLLFYSESNLPEGTGALLELPPASAKPVSARESNFVSDDSGNAAYIVIRFDLFDSLSAKAKMSSLFEVLGFPPPDGFAAPTNELYVESVPDDTPLDVRRIRKEAGALAVHKELSGLSCRGKVQMNQSIKRTAANRLLTRTRALVKQFPPGECSFLEWQDTVTAQHAAVRGAVTSSFAPQPPPPRSTSRIAAVRNRLAGDIRIAEEHIENNLAAVPHHPRVLLSKCLRCLEIKNDSEARTYLLRALSAQTRNRYLLWTFGGSEFYKEESYEIASAAFRVAVKGDTSDGTTGAVGWAALHALHHYNQNSYAAFVAARKMRKAYEVSKEWKKFLQRWVETSGEEETFWIPAIIDIKNPMLVAAAFFLCLRCYKFSERLIQCVEDGCVVRGSRYDLKNEPTVDMFYIRAASLILQRELEKALELIEQGIKQYGPSAQMSQIRAVCLTCLRGWDGSCDTALLEADRAGAQTLPLLLQRGALGLLKSDPRVALQRAARAHKVAPSPHSALVISRIYAKTGKEKLAERWAAAAVETEPLLADGWAVLAILAMTNRNIDKARAMLRTAQQAGPISAEIKEELRRVIKVVPIETLPDALVKDLCLCEYY, from the coding sequence atgactgCAAAAGGGCAAAAATGTCCACTCATAGAGAAGTCGAGTGTATATAGTGAAAACGATTTACATTCACCAAGTTATGTGAGTCTTTCTTTGATTCTAAAGGGAGATGGTTTTGGCCCTGGAGAGTGGAATTTTCTAACTTTATTTAATGGCCAGGTTATTCATGAAactaaatggcataaaaatgtAACACTACAATCAGAGCTATCTGTCGATTTAAACCGATCATACAGTCAAAGCATATTAGCTGATAAACCATTAATTTTTCTTGTTCGAATTGTTGGTTTAAAAGGAACCAAAGATCCAGATCCTCTGGTCTGTGCCGACAACCACGCTGGAGCAACTTTCGATTTGTTTCCATTGGTTTTAGgcgaaaaagaattatttacaaAAGTTCGACTAGTTAATATAAATACCGGCTTATCAACAGTTTGTGCAGTGGAAGTATCTGCAAAGATCGAGGGTGGAGTTGAACGTGATAAAATTCCTTTAATTCTTACTATGATATCTGGTCATTGTTTTCCGACGACCAAAgaaggaacagtttatttaagTGCGATAGCATTAAATGATATTCAAAGCCCACAAGCGGCGAAATTTGGTATGTCCTTAAGTAACTCGAATGCTAAAAAGGTAGTGTGGGCATCTGCGTGTAACGGTGGTTTAGCTGCAAATACTGCATTTAATGTTCCTtcagaagataaatttgtagcAGATGATTTTGAACTCATGGAAACTGATGCTTGTACTTCAGTTTATTGGAATTCTATGACGCGTGTGCTTGTCGACTCAACCAACTTACGCGAGAGACTTAAGGCACCGTTCCTGATCGAAATTGCAGGTGTACCTAAAGTTGGAAAAATTGACGTAAGAGGTCGATATATGGCTTTTGTGGATGCGGGTGTACTATTGGAACCTGGGCAATTCGGTGTTACAACCTGCGCGagacttttattttacagtgaATCTAATTTGCCCGAAGGCACTGGAGCTTTGTTAGAGCTACCTCCAGCTAGTGCTAAACCCGTAAGCGCTCGAGAGTCAAATTTTGTGTCCGATGATTCTGGAAATGCTGCATATATTGTTATAAGATTTGATTTGTTTGACTCTTTAAGTGCTAAAGCTAAAATGTCGTCGCTTTTTGAAGTCTTAGGCTTTCCCCCTCCTGATGGTTTTGCTGCACCCACGAATGAGTTATACGTAGAATCCGTTCCTGATGATACTCCACTGGACGTTAGACGCATACGGAAAGAGGCTGGTGCTCTGGCTGTACATAAAGAATTAAGTGGTCTATCATGTAGAGGTAAAGTACAGATGAACCAAAGCATTAAGCGAACAGCAGCTAATCGTCTTCTTACAAGAACGAGGGCTCTTGTTAAACAATTTCCGCCAGGGGAATGTTCTTTTCTTGAATGGCAAGACACCGTCACTGCCCAACACGCAGCTGTCCGAGGTGCGGTAACATCGTCATTTGCGCCGCAACCACCACCTCCACGTTCTACGTCACGTATTGCAGCTGTAAGAAATCGTTTAGCTGGTGATATAAGAATAGCAGAAGAACATATAGAGAATAATTTAGCAGCTGTTCCACATCATCCAAGGGTTTTGCTTTCAAAGTGTCTACGTTGCTTGGAAATAAAAAACGATTCCGAAGCTCGAACCTATCTCCTGCGAGCTCTAAGTGCACAAACTAGAAATAGATACTTGTTATGGACATTTGGGGGTTCAGAGTTTTATAAAGAAGAATCTTATGAGATAGCGTCTGCAGCTTTTCGCGTTGCTGTTAAGGGCGATACGTCAGATGGTACTACAGGTGCTGTGGGCTGGGCGGCCTTGCACGCTTTACACCATTACAATCAGAATAGTTACGCAGCTTTTGTAGCGGCACGGAAAATGCGAAAGGCATACGAGGTATCCAAGGAATGGAAAAAATTCCTACAACGATGGGTCGAAACAAGCGGTGAAGAGGAAACTTTTTGGATACCTGCCATAATCGACATCAAAAACCCTATGTTGGTCGCCGCAgcattttttctttgtttgagaTGCTACAAATTTAGTGAAAGACTTATTCAATGTGTCGAAGATGGCTGTGTAGTCCGAGGTTCTCGGTATGATCTCAAGAATGAGCCTACCGTTGACATGTTCTATATAAGAGCTGCGTCACTTATATTACAACGCGAATTAGAAAAAGCATTAGAACTTATAGAGCAAGGGATAAAGCAGTACGGTCCATCTGCACAAATGTCTCAAATACGAGCAGTTTGTTTGACGTGCTTGCGAGGATGGGATGGATCATGTGATACTGCGCTTTTAGAAGCTGATCGTGCAGGGGCGCAAACCTTGCCGTTGTTGCTTCAGCGAGGAGCCTTAGGTTTACTCAAAAGCGATCCGAGAGTGGCATTGCAGCGTGCTGCAAGGGCCCATAAAGTTGCGCCGTCGCCTCATTCAGCATTAGTTATCAGTCGTATATATGCAAAGACGGGGAAAGAGAAATTAGCCGAAAGGTGGGCTGCTGCGGCAGTGGAGACAGAACCTTTGCTAGCAGATGGATGGGCTGTATTAGCAATTCTTGCAATGACGAACCGTAATATTGATAAAGCCCGGGCAATGCTTCGTACGGCGCAACAAGCTGGTCCAATTAGTGCTGAAATTAAAGAAGAATTGAGGAGAGTAATTAAAGTCGTCCCAATCGAGACGTTGCCAGATGCACTGGTAAAAGATTTATGTCTATGCgaatattattaa